The Topomyia yanbarensis strain Yona2022 chromosome 3, ASM3024719v1, whole genome shotgun sequence nucleotide sequence AtgtaatattttaatttgtgttttgtttttgttttaatttttaccGGTACTGCACTGTATTTCATCCGTTGTTTCCGAAAAGATAACTTGACATCGTAAAATATCGCTAATTTTCTATCAACCCTATCACAATTTTACATCAAAAAACTTATCTGGTTTCTTCCTCTGTGCGTCTGATGTTTATGCTGTTGCcctattgagatatctgacgttcaaaatacgcacactgagatctcgcattattatactaccgccctccccttaagcccagaagcggtttgttttcctcccaattctccgtgtaaacgatttgttttcctcccaattcaaacgtcaaaacgccaaaataccaacgcagctggattagagcactctagttagagtgtggccaagaggccatgacgtatccaaacgaacatgaaatttgacgtatttctattgtgtatacgtcaaattccatgttcgtttggatacgtcatggcctcttggccacactctaactagagtgctctaagcTGGATAAGtcaacccagttaagctcaaccggaaatgaactggaattccggctggttccagttcgcattccggctccagtgacacaaccgattctagttagaatcggttgtgtcactggagccggaatacgaactggaaccagccagaattccagttcagttccggctgaactttactgggaattAGCGTAGTGGTACGCGCCTCATCGGCCAAACGTTAGTGACACGGGCTCtgaccagcgatgccagatttacagacatgtctgtattttacagacttttgatagtctcctacagacgtagccaAAAATCTATAGACTTTAAAAAGAGGAATGATGCTTAGCAAAATTTCACTAGAATAACTGTATTGTAATACGAGTGATGCCTTTACAATAGTATTCCATTTTCAACCTAATTTTAAAGTAACATTTTAGTGTAAATAGTATTTACACAaccacccgaatagaaatgtacattaacaaaaccatgattttcgctgagacagtacagtaattttacaataatttatagTAAATTCTAGTGCTATGctaaaatacaaaaacaataaactttgtcgtttctacagtaaatttcaatgtaaaatcgacttttacagtataaaaggggggtggttatgtatcttagcataaaaaaatcgattttttccataaatttttttcacgaaaacagtaaaatttaattgattgttacatgaaattttattgtaaacctACTGAGAGAACTCTGCGTCGAACAATATTGAagcagtaataactataatatttattgttttattattgtttgtagggtaaatgctattgtaaaattctattcgggcatctacagacttttacagacattttaattattattcttacagacatttcacaaaagcatgtggcatcgctggctGTATGTAATCTGTTTCCAAATGACAAGCCAAGCCGTTGGATAATTTGGATTTGTCAAAAATACATCTAAAACATGTTCCCAATCCGATGAATTGGGACAAGCAGATCTGAtctgttctaaatattgtttcCTCGATTTTgttattcgtttattttattgtttatcacctgggacgggacctgcggatagaagtttttttctgtttattttattgttcgtcTCACGTAACCTCTTCTTCTGccttacatattttaaatggactggtaGCATTTGAAAGTTCCTCCTGGCATTTGATgttagttttgacgtaggacttacgtctttctttactatactgggtatcatttcaaaattttcaaaacggatgcgttacgtacactttgaaccttatgtggttttcgtttgaagcgaaactgagtcagttcctaaccccaactgctgtcaaaatgtatgaactgacagcagttggggttagaacctgactcagtttcaggttcaagcgaaatcgccattaataACTTTactcctactaaaggaattactaattttgtttcataaatcgaaaggaaaacgttcaaccacagataacagatgtttaggctagaacaaaagttcttcaaaaacctgtgtaaactttcaaattgataaacgttggaaatccgtgtttcactattgccatctgcgagactgtttgctacacgtgtttgacagctccactctaactgcattgtatcgatcactgcgccgtctacaaacgtttgccaaacgtgtttcagacgtctgatttattggGAATTTCAGtggcgggtatttacacacgatttaaatcgagcctaaacgtctgttatctgtggttcaacgcttgctattgataccttgtttgctatgtaaaacttgtttaaaaagtccaaaaactacttttagtgcgaatcaacattaatgctagaacctataaatatgggtgtgacagtttttcttaaagccagacgtgtctaagccacagagccgaacacacgtacgtgtgctgctcaacgagaagctgcatttggaccaccaaccaaatcatagctactgccttatcgctgccaaccaagaactgtcgtcgccctgcgtgaaattcatcgctctcagaagtggacagagttactaattcgcaagctgctcttccagtgcctccagtccgtgagattgcacagcatttcaaaaccgatctactcttccggagctcagccctctaagaagccagagaggcctgcctggttagtttgttggaagataccaatctatgcgctatccataccaagcgaataatcatcatgtcgagcgggaaacggcgaaataatattcacaacaaacggtccttattaggaccacaaaatcgttctcagaagaattacaattacaatttccatttcgtgctttggaaaataacttccctcttatcgggttagttattttctgtaataatatccgaaaaatgtacgacAGAACCAATAAagtgaccaattggacggaagcaagaaaatacctacaaaaatttgagtcagaaaagtgacattgacgaaaaaatgcttcgatcgtttctaagtgtttggcagctgaagttgccgatttgttttccaacgtcaattatttgcgctgtgctgtacataacaaacaaatttttgcgcgatttgttgggaaataatcaaaacaattgtgtagtaaaTTCCGTTGATTTTACcttaaattttgatagaaatgattttgtaaaagcattaattagccgcgcgttggtggtttttgcaaatctttcaagaacattagtgaatgtggcaaccctgctactaagcgaaagccacaccaaaaagaatgatgaaaatatttccatttgtctcacaaaaggatggacttccatctgcactaagaagtttataaaagagatcgcattgcgatatacaatgctcattcgatgtgagctgcgaaagaggaatgttcgtgtatgtacccagcagaagcgaattcgggcaaggttcgaatcgttagaaaggattctcgtctggtatcaccaaaaatagttatctgcaaaccgttcttattaggatgaaaacatagtggagaaagaattgaattagaaagttccatttaataacttggattgagtttgcgcctgtcaattctgctgtacatgtaccagtgattcatagaagcaaatgtttatcaaatcaatctacaaacccgaaggtttttgcaagtcctagaaaatcagtgaatgtggcaatctcattcgacatgaaatttcgagtaaacattcattcaaaaagtggattggttcaaattatccatgaatgttatatgatatgcccaagtttagtcctacgtcaacaccgcggttatgtcccggacattacccactcctagtttttttcgtatccacacgtcccGTGTTATTTAGTTTATCCAAAGACAAATAATAAAGACGTGAATCGTACGAAGaatgtttttaaaatatgtGGTTCATTTTACAATTTTAGAATGAGTGACTGCGGTCCCTTCAGATTTGACCACACTCACCGCATGATGGCGCCTGAAAACAGATAATCATCAACGCAGGCGAGGGCATGATGTTCTTTTATAAAGGTTTCGCGAAAACAGTTTTATGGATTCCATAGTTACGCATGTCATTCAAAACAGTGAAAATGGAACACATCAAAAACAAATGGTTAGTACCGAACattcaaaattctattttatcgAGCAGGATGTTTGTGTTACTGTAATTAAAATTACACTTATATTGCAATGTTAGCCTGAGAATTGATTATCGATCGATTTGAAAAGATAATCTAAAAAATGCAGAAAAATTCAATGAAttacaatttaaattgtaaTTCATTGAATTTGCTGTTTTTTTAgattatattttcaaatcgaCCGATAATCAATTCTCAGGCTAACATTTCAGTCTCAGCACAGaaaaattcatttcgttcacgTTTGTATTAAGTTAGGCACTAAATTCCACGCACCAAATCTTGTTGGTGCTTAACATTTTGCGATTACGGAGCCACCACGAATATTTATttcaaatgtgaaaaaattgTCATCAAAGTACCAAACAGTTCGGCCTACGGAGGAGCTTTGGGCGAACTGCATAAACTATACAACGAGCTAGCATATTCGGATTAAGTTGCGGTGCTTTTGTGCCTGATTACTTGCAAGTCGTCCACAGGAAAAGCGGATTTTCATCAGAACGTCATCTATGGTTTATGGTTTTGTCAGGAAATGGAACCGAAGTTCACAAAATCTGAAATATCGGCCTGCTTCAAGACAATCACTGCAAAAGTAGATTAGTTCAGACCagaaattttcaatccacgtagTAAGAGGCAGTGCTAAGCATTACACTATTTTGAACACAATAAAAAGTTGCAAACGTAACTTATtcgaaataaaacatttttcaactttttcaaACACTATTCAATCCTACAGATCTTAATTCTGTCATCAAATTACAAGGGCCCTATTGTCACTGTCCCGTCttctagtgactagaagaaattTCCTTTTAGGTAGCATGACTGAGAATAGGGAATCAATGAAAACAAATGAAGAGAAAGTGTACGAATGAATGCAAAACGAAAACATCAACAATCGTTTTATTTTGAATGTCGTTTGAAACCGAAACGACGACCTTACAACCAGAAGTTCCATATGTAACCATTTGTTGCACTGGAGTTCATTTAGGACCCATCGGGAGACCAGACACAATGCGATGGAGTGACGCCATGTGATAGCACCAGTGTTGCCTCTCAGAAGGTAGATCGCTTTTTGCTTATGTCTCAAATTTCTAAATGTCAACAAATCCGTTTGAACCGCAGGTGTAAATGTTGCAGTCATATGGCGCCAACTGGACCTACCCTGCCATCAACCCCACGTTTTAGCACTTGCCAAAATTAGGTGCTAATAATTCGGATGCAACTCCATGGTGACAATTTCACGTCCAACGACCCTCACAATGTTTGTTCTATATACTGAAAATGTAGAAGTATAAAGAGTAGTTTGATAATTTACATCTTTGCTGGCTTGTACGTACCGATTGTTCTTTAATTCCATGCTGTGACGTTTTTCAACCGAATATTCGTCCATTAAAACATTCTTACATTGCAGTATCGGTcccgtatttattgcattacgGGCATCCACTTTCGATTCGTAAACGGCAATGTGAAAATCAATTCCTACATTTTGCcactatatatttttaaattctatCTTAATCCTTGGTTTACTTTATATATCTTCAAATGTTTACTTCTAGCTCGTTCACTACACTTGTTTTTTGTTTAGATACGTTATGTCAATGGAAAACTGAGTACCCATGTTTTTGATGTCAATAAAACGTCATACTCGGGTTTGACATTTCGAGGGACCGTGAGTTACTTATTGGCGAATCCTTAATAAAATAAATCGTTAGTGGCAAAGCCCTGGTTTATCACTCATGACCCaccgtttttgattttttttagggTGGGATCGCACCGCGCTTTCCTCTAAATGTAAAAAACTGGTGGGTATCGCTTCTCAGTCACGTCACCGCATAACTGTCAAAATACTTGGTTTGGGAATTTTGTTATTGTTGCTGTTCGTTAGTCCCAGCCGAACATTCACAATCAGTTACTGAAAATTTGCGTTAATACTTTTGTACTTTGAACCCTCGGACCTTTCGTCATTTTCGGTATTTATCAGCTTAACGCGTAGCTTTTACCCTGAAAGAAGACGGATTCAGTGCTTTTTGTGCAACAGTATCGAGAAATAGATAAACGTGACGTTTGTTTTTCACTTCAACGCACAGTGACATAATATATACGAGAGCAACAAGTTAAGCACGCAAGCAAGACAATAGTAAAATGTCTGAAAATGTAAGCCCAATCAAGTATTTCCTCTCCGGTGGCTTCGGTGGTATCTGCACGGTTCTGACGGGACACCCTCTGGACACGATAAAAGTCCGTTTGCAAACCATGCCCTTGCCTGCTGCTGGACAAGCTCCTCTGTATGCAGGAACAGTAGACTGCGCCAGGAAAACAATTCAACGCGAAGGATTCCGGGGGTTGTACAAAGGTATGTCCGCCCCAATCGCCGGGGTGGCACCTATTTTCGCAATGAGCTTCTTCGGTTTTGGGTTAGGTAAACGTCTGCAACAGAAAACCCCAGACGAAGAATTAAGTAACACGAGGCTGTTTGCCGCGGGAGCTTTTTCTGGGGTATTCACTACAACTGTGATGGCGCCGGGAGAACGCATCAAGTGCCTTTTGCAAATTCAACAGGGTGGAAATGTCCCACAAAAATACAATGGCATGGTGGACTGCGCGAAGCAACTCTATGCCGAGGGAGGAATTCGCAGTATTTACAAGGGAGCGTTTGCCACTTTACTCAGAGACGTTCCTGCGTCGGGAATGTACTTTCTGACGTATGAGTATGTAAAAAAGGCATTGGCCCCGAAGGAAAACGAGAAAAGAGACGCAAGCATCACCCTGCTAGTAACCATATTTGCAGGTGGAATGGCTGGAATTGCTAACTGGGCTATTGGAATGCCGGCCGACGTGCTCAAGTCCCGGTTGCAGACGGCCCCAGAAGGAACGTACAAAAATGGTATCAGAGATGTATTTAGGGAATTAATGAAAAACGAGGGTCCATTGGCATTGTATAAAGGTGTGACGCCGGTTATGCTGCGAGCTTTCCCAGCCAATGCAGCTTGCTTTATCGGTTTTGAAGTGTTCATGAATTTCCTAAATTTTGTTGCCCCTAACTTTTAGGGATTAGATAAcagattttgtttatttcttgttaTATCTAAggttgatagtttttttttgaaatgtgaGGCAGGGTAACGGTCTAATAGACTAGCAATCAAGAAGTGGAAGAAGTCTGAAAGTCTCCCTTGTGCAAAGTTGGAAACTAATCCCTATTCCGATAGAAGTAATTGAAATACACAATTTTATAGAAACTTAATTgtagtattatttttaattatgctACGCATAAAACACAGAAGCTTGCATTTAGCTATCCGTACAGAAAACTCCAGAGGAATGCATAGAGTACATTTGCTTAAATACACaaacgaaaataatcataattcgAGAACATTTTGCATTACTTCCGCCAACTC carries:
- the LOC131691262 gene encoding congested-like trachea protein is translated as MSENVSPIKYFLSGGFGGICTVLTGHPLDTIKVRLQTMPLPAAGQAPLYAGTVDCARKTIQREGFRGLYKGMSAPIAGVAPIFAMSFFGFGLGKRLQQKTPDEELSNTRLFAAGAFSGVFTTTVMAPGERIKCLLQIQQGGNVPQKYNGMVDCAKQLYAEGGIRSIYKGAFATLLRDVPASGMYFLTYEYVKKALAPKENEKRDASITLLVTIFAGGMAGIANWAIGMPADVLKSRLQTAPEGTYKNGIRDVFRELMKNEGPLALYKGVTPVMLRAFPANAACFIGFEVFMNFLNFVAPNF